GCAGGACAGCACGATCCAGCTGTCGGCCGGAGCAGCCGGGGCGGGCGCCGCGGCGCCGGCTGGTGCTGCGCAGATGAGCGTGCCGCCGGGGCAGGGCGGCACGCCGCAGTTCACGCTGCCGGGCCAGGCGAACGCGCCGAAGGTCGATACACCGGCTGCGCAATCGAGTGCGGCGCAAGCTGCGGCCTCGACCGCAGCGGCGGACGGCGCCGCCGCGTCCAGCGCAACGGCCCGCGCCACCAGCGCATCCGCCAATGCCACAGCCGGGGCACCCGCCGGCGCCGCCGCATCGACCGGCACCTCCGACCTCTCCGGCATCGCCGCCCTCCTGAAAGGCGGCCGCCTGCTCGCCATCGTCCCGGCCTTCATCCTGCTCGGCCTGGGGCTGGCGTTCACCCCATGCGTGCTGCCGATGGTGCCGATCCTGTCGTCGATTATCGTCGGCGAAGGCGCCCAGGCGAAACGCGGACGCGGCTTCATGCTGTCGCTGGCGTACTCGCTCGGCATGGCGATCGTCTACACCGCGCTGGGCGTGGCGGCCGGCCTGGTCGGCGAAGGTCTGTCGGCGGCGCTGCAAAACCCCTGGGTGCTCTCGAGCTTCGCACTGCTGATCGCGCTGATGGCCTTGTCGATGTTCGACGTCTACCAGCTGCAGGTGCCGGCGGCGCTGCAGACCCGCCTGTCGAGCGCGTCCGGCCGCCAGGCCTCGGGCAAGCTGGCCGGGGTGTTCGTCATGGGCGCGATCTCGGCGCTGATCGTCGGGCCGTGCGTGGCGGCGCCGTTGGCCGGCGCGCTGGTCTACATCAGCCAGACGCGCGACGTGCTGGTCGGCGGCTCGGCGTTGTTCGCGATGGCGCTCGGCATGAGCATCCCGCTGCTGCTGGTCGGCCTGTCGGCCGGTTCCCTGCTGCCGCGCGCCGGCATGTGGATGGAAGCGGTCAAGCGCTTCTTCGGCGTCCTGATGCTGGCGATGGCGCTGTGGATGGTGACGCCGGTGCTGCCTGCCCTGGCGCAGATGCTGCTGTGGGCCGCGCTGCTGCTGGGCTACGGCTTCTACCTGTTGCGCGCGCGCGGGCACTGGGCTGCGATGGCGCTGGGCACCGCGGCCGTGGTGTTCGGTTCGACGCAGTTGGTGGGCGTCGCCAGCGGCGGGCGCGATCCGTTCGCGCCGCTGGCGCACCTGGGCGGTGGTGCCGCGGCCGAGCCGAAGCTGGCCTTTGCCCGCATCAAGACCGTCGACCAGCTCGACGCCGCCCTGGCCGCAACCGGTGGCAAGACCGCGATGCTCGACTTCTACGCCGACTGGTGCGTCTCGTGCAAGGAAATGGAAAAGCTGACCTTCGTCGACCCGGCCGTGAAGGCCAAGCTGGCCAACACGCTGCTGCTGCAGGTCGACGTGACCGCCAACGATGGCGCCGACCGCGCGATGCTCAAGCGCTTCGGCCTGTTCGGGCCACCGGGCATCATCCTGTTCGACCGCGCCGGCAAGGAAATCCCGGATGGCCGCGTGATCGGCTACCAGGACAGCAGCAAGTTCCTGGCCTCGCTGGGCAAGCTGCAGTAATGCGGCCGCAGTAAGCAAAAGGGACGCCGCGGCGTCCCTTTCCACATCAGGCAGGCATCAAACAAGCATCAGGCATCGAAGCGGCGCTCAGCCCTGCGCCGTCTGCCCAGCGCGCTGCCAGTTGCCATGCCCGCCATGTCCGCCTTGGCCGTGGCCAAAGTGATGCCGCCCGAGCTGCGCCGATTCGGTATCGAACACCTGCTTCTGCTGCGGGCTCAGCACCGAATAAAAGCTGTTCAGCGCCGACAGCTGCTGTTCCATGCGCGTGGTGCGCTGCTTCTGCATGTCGATCATCTTCTGCATGCGCTGCGGCGCCGACAGGCCGGTCCAGGCCGCACGGTCGAACTGGCCGCGCTGCCCGTTCGCGGCCGGCTTCATCGCCGCCACGAACGACTGCCAGGCGCTTTCCTGGCCCGCGGTGATGCCCAGGTCGGCGTGCAGCTTGGCTTCGCGCCTGGCCGCGAATTCGGCCATTTTGGCCTGGCGCTGTTCGGGCGTGAGGTGCGGACGGACGGCGTTCTGCGCAGTAGCTTGATTCTGGGCGGGCGTTTGGGTCTGCGCCTGCGCGCCGATGGCGGCGGCGCCCATGGACAGTGCCGCAAGGCCGCTCAGGAGGGTTTTGGTCAAGGTTTTCATCTCTTATCCTAGTCAGGTTGACGTCGCTGGGCTACTCCTTCGAGGTGCCGCCAGCGACTTGCGGCATGGATTCATCATCGATGGAAGGTGTAACCCCAGCGTGTCCGCTGTGTCGTTCTTTGTATCAATTTGTTTCTTTACGCAATCCTTATACATACCGATACAAAGTGGCTGTTCAGGCCCGTGACAAGTCAGGATAATGAGAGCATGGACACACCATCTACCATTCTGATTGTCGACGACGACAGGGACATCCGCTCGCTGCTGGCCGATTACCTGGAGGCGAACGGCTACCGCGCATTGGCCGCGGCCGATGGCAACGCGATGTGGAAAACCCTGGACGAAGCGCGCCCGGACCTGATCGTCCTCGACCTCAACCTGCCGGGCGACGACGGCCTGACGCTGTGCCGCAAGCTGCGCGCCCATTCGACGCTACCGGTGATCATGCTCACCGCGCGCAACGAGCCGCTGGATCGCATCCTCGGCCTGGAGATGGGTGCCGACGATTACCTGCCCAAGCCCTTCGAGCCGCGCGAACTGCTGGCGCGCATCCGCAGCGTGCTGCGGCGCAGCCATGCGATGCCGCCCAATTCGCAGACCGAGAACGTGCAGCAGATGAAGTTCTCGGGCTGGACCCTGGACCTCACGGCGCGCCACCTGGTCAACCCGCAGGGCGTGATCATCATGCTGTCGGGCGCCGAGTTCCGCCTGCTGCGCGTGTTCCTCGAGCACCCGAACCGCGTGCTCAACCGCGACCAGCTGCTCAACCTCACGCAAGGCCGCGACGCCGACCCGTTCGACCGCTCGATCGACATCCAGATCAGCCGCCTGCGCCAGAAGCTCGGCGAAGACGCGCGCATGCCGCAGATTATCAAGACCGTCCGCAACGGCGGCTACGTGCTGGCCGGCCAGGTGACGGTGGAGCCAGCCGCGTGAGAGCCTTCCTCGGCTCGATGACGGGCCGCGTGTTCGCCACTCTGCTGCTGGGCATCCTGATCACCGCCGCGCTGACCCAGCTGCTGGCCGACGCCGAGCGCCAGCGCGTGATCGACGAGTTCCGCGACCTGCATTCGCTCGACCGCGCCGAACAACTGATCATGGCAACCGAGATCGTCCCGGTGTCGGCGCGCGCCGCCTACCTGAGCGTGGCCAACCGGCCCGGCATGCGCCTCGAGGACGTGGCCGACAACCGGCCGACCGCCTTCACGCCCATCAACACCGAGTTCACCCAGGCGTTGTCCGCGCGCATGGGCAAGGGCTACGCGCTGCGCTCGATGCTCGCGCACCCGGCCGCGTGCGCGCTCGCGCGCGAGCAGCCGGTGCTGTTCGGCCTGTTCCGCATGAAGTACCACGGCACCTGCGAGAGCATCGCCGTGCGCCTGCGCGATGGCGACGAGCTGGTGCTGTCGGTGCTGCCGCCGCGCTCGGCCACTTCGCCCGAACGCACCGACTACACCGGCACCATCGTGCTGTTCCTGGTCAGCGTGGGCGGCCTGGCCTACCTGGTCGCGCGCATGACCACGCGCCCGCTCAAGCAGCTGGCGCAGGCCGCGAAAAACCTCGGCAACGACATCAACCACGCGCCGCTCGACCTGACCGGCGCCGACGAGATCCGCCAGGCCAGCGCCGCCTTCAACGCGATGCAGGCGCGCATCCGCCAGTACATCTTCCAGCGCACGCAGATGCTGGCCGCGATCACGCACGACCTGCAGACCCCGCTGACGCGCATGCGCCTGCGCCTGGAAAAGGTCAACGAGCCCGAACTGCAGGAGCGCCTGATCGGCGACCTGTCGGCGATGCAGGCGATGGTGCGCGAGGGCCTGGACCTGGCGCGCAGCATGGACACCAGCGAAACCATGCAGATGCTCGACCTCGACTCGCTGCTCGACTCGGTCTGCGCCGACGCCGCCGACGCCAGCCAGAACGTGTCCCTGAGCGGCCACGCCGGCATGGCGCTGCTGGGCCGCCCGCTCGACCTGCGCCGCTGCCTGGTCAACCTGATCGACAACGCGGTCAAGTACGGCCACGCGGCCAAGGTGACGGTCGACCGCATCAACGGCGCGGCGCGCATCCGCATCCGCGACGGCGGCCCGGGGATCCCGGAAGCCGAGCTGGCGCGCGTGTTCGACCCGTTCTACCGCGTCGAGGCCTCGCGTTCGCGCGAGTCCGGCGGCACCGGCCTGGGCCTGACGATCGCACGCAACATCGCCGAGCAGCACGGCGGCAGCATCACCCTGGCCAACCATCCGGAAGGCGGCCTGGAAGTGACCCTGATGCTGCCCGAGTACTATCCGGGAAAATAAGCGACACCGACGTAAAACAAACAACACTCGACATCCGTTTGTCATGGCCGCGTGCGACAATCTGCGCCGCATCCTCGTCGAATAACCGAGCCGCCTCCAAACGGCCATATCAAAAAAACCAGAAGAGAGAAGCCGCCAGCAACGGCGGCCCCGGGAGTGGAATGAAGAACAGCAAAGTTGGAATCATCGCCGGCCTCGTGATCGTCGCCGGCGCGGGCGCGTGGTACCTGAATGGCGGCGCCGGCGCGTCCAGTGCGCATGCTCAGGCCGCGACCGGCGCCAAGGACGGCAAGACGGAGCAGCCGCCCGCAGTCGTCAACGTGGTCGACCCGCAGCGCCACGACATCCCGGTGGTCCAGCAGGCCAACGGTACCGTGACCCCGATCCGCACCGTCGACCTGCACCCGCAGACCACCGCCACCATCCGCACGGTGCACATCAAGGAAGGCCAGTTCGTCAAAGAGGGCGAGCTGATGTTCTCGCTCGACGACCGCGCCGACCGCGCCAACCTCGACAAGGCCAGCGCCCAGGTCGAGCACGACCGCGCGCAGGTCGCCGACCTCGAACGCCAGCTCAAGCGCAGCCAGGACCTGTTCGCCCAGCACTTCGTCGCCCAGGGCGCCGTCGACACGCTGCGCGCCCAGGTCGACCAGGCGCGCGCCACGCTCGACGCCGACAGCGCCGCCGTGCGCGCCAGCAGCGTCGCCAACAGCTACACCGCGATCCGCGCGCCGATGTCGGGCCGCGTCGGCGGCATCGGCGTCTACCCGGGCAGCCTGGTGCAGCCGACCACGTCGCTGACCACCATCACCCAGCTCGACCCGATCACGGTCGCGTTCACCCTGCCGGAATCGAGCCTGCCGGCGCTGCTGGCGGCGCAAAGGCGCGGCAAGGTCGAAGTCCAGGTGATGCCGGGCGCCGACCTGGCGCCGGTCAACGGGCTGCTGAGCTTCATCGACAACACGGTCGACGTGCAGTCGGGCACGATCCGCGTGAAGGCGGAATTCGCCAACCGCGAGACCACGCTGTGGCCAGGCCAGTACGTCAACGCCAAGGTGACCGTGCAGACCATCAAGGACGCCGTCGTGATCCCTCAGAACGCGATCGTCACCAACGCGCAAGGGACCTTCGTGTACGTGCTCGACAAGGATTCGGCGCACCTGGTGCCGGTGCAGCGCCTGTACGCGGCGGGCGTCGACGCCGCCGTGTCTGGCCTGAACGGCAACGAAAAGATCATCACCGAGGGCAAGCAGAACGTGCGCCCGGGCGGCAAGGTGAGCCTGGCGCCGATCACCGCCAAGGGCTGAGCATGAACCTGTCCGAATTGTGCATCCGCCGGCCGACCATGGTCGTGCTGCTGTCGCTCAGCCTGATCCTGGTGGGCGTGCTGGCTTATTTTCACATCCCGGTCGCGGCGCTCCCCAGCTACAACACGCCGGTCATTAATGTTAACGCTAACCTCGACGGCGCCAGCCCGGAGACGATGGCGTCCTCGGTCGCGCTGCCGCTCGAGAAGCAGTTCTCGACCATCGCCGGCATCAGCCTGATCACCTCGACCAGCAGCCAGGGCTCGACCAACCTGACGCTCGAGTTCGACCCGTCGATCGACGTCAACGCCGCCGCGGTGGACGTGCAGGCCGCGCTGCTGTCGGCGCAGCGCCAGCTGCCCAAGGAGATGACGACCACGCCGTCCTACCGCAAGGTCAACCCGGCCGACGCGCCGGTGCTGTTCATGACCATGACGTCGCCGTCGATGAACCTGTCGGAACTGGACGACTACGCCGAAAATTTCGTCTCCCCGGCGATCTCGACGCTGCCCGGCGTGGCCCAGGTCCAGGTCCAGGGCGGCAAGAAGTTTGCCGTGCGCGTGCGCGCGAAGACCGACCTGATGAACGCGCGTAACCTGACGATGGACGAACTGGCCACCGCGCTCAACTCGGCCAACTCGAATTCCGCGCTCGGCATCCTGGACGGTCCGCAGCAGACGCTGACCATCCAGGGCCCGCAGCAGATGATGCATGCGGCCGACTTCGAGAACGTGATCGTCGCCACCCGCGACGGCGAGCCGGTGCGCCTGCGCGACGTCGCCACCGTCGAGGACAGCTACCAGTCGACCAAGGCCTTCGGCGCCTACAACGGCGAGCGCGCCGTGGTGTTGCAGGTGCAGCGCCAGCCGAACGCCAACACCGTCGAGGTGGTCGACGCGGTGCGCAAGATGCTGCCGCGCTTCCAGTCGCAGTTGCCGGCCTCGATCAAGATCAACCTGGTCAACGACCGCTCGGTCTCGATCCGCGAGGCGATCCACGACGTCAATTTTACGCTGGCGCTGACCGTCGGCCTGGTGGTGCTGGTGATCTTCCTGTTCCTGCACCGCGTCTCGGCGACCTTCATTCCGGCCATTACGATGCCGATCTCGCTGCTCGGCGCATTGTCGCTGCTGTACTGCCTCGGCTACAGCCTGGACAACATCTCGCTGCTGGGCATTACGCTGGCGGTCGGCCTGGTGGTCGACGACGCCATCGTGGTGCTGGAAAACATCGTGCGCCACATCGAGATGGGCAAGAAGCCGATGCGCGCCGCGCTCGAGGGTTCGCGCGAGATGGGCTTTACCATCATCTCGATCTCGGTCTCGCTGATCGCCGTGTTCATCCCGATCTTCTTCATGCCGGGCGTGATCGGTTTGCTGTTCCATGAATTCGCGGTGATCGTCGGCCTGGCGATCCTGGTGTCGGCGGCGGTGTCGCTGACGCTGGTGCCGATGCTGGCCTCGCGCCTGCTGCCGGCCGAAGGGCATGACCATCACGAAGAAAAGAGCTTCATCGGCCGCCACTTCGAGGCCGCGTTCACCTGGCTGCGCGACGGTTACGAAAAGACGCTCGATGTCGCCCTCAGATACCGCTTCGTGGTGCTGATGATCGCGTTCGGCACGTTTGCCCTGACCGCCGTGCTGTATGCGGCCAGCCCGAAAGGCTTCTTCCCGGAAGAGGACATCGGCCAGCTACGGGTCAGCACCGAAGCCTCGGAAGACATCTCGTCCGCCGCGATGGCCAAGCTGCAGACCCGCATCGCCGCCGTGTTCCAGGCCGACCCGGCGATCAAGGACGTCACCGCGTTTTCGGGCGGCGGCAACGGCGGCTTCATGTTCGTCGTGCTCAAGCCGCGCGAGCAGCGCGACAAGATGCCGGTGGTGATGGAGCGCCTGCGCAACGCCTCGCGCAAGATCGCCGGCATCAACGTCTACATGTCGCCGGTGCAGAACCTGCAGCTGGGCGGGCGCCAGTCCAAGAGCCGCTACCAGTACACGCTGCAGAGCGTCTCGGGCGCCGACATCGGCGGGTGGGCCGACCAGTACCTCGAGCGCATGCGCAACAACCCGCTGTTCCGCGACGTCACCAGCGACACCCAGAACAAGGGCTTGCAGGCCACCGTCGACATCGACCGCGACAAGGCCAACCTGCTCGGCGTGCAGATGGGCGACGTGCGCACCGCGCTGTACGCCGCCTTCGGCGAACGCCAGGTCTCGACCATCTATTCGACCGCGGCCAGCTATTACGTGATCCTGGAGACCGCGACCGCCGACCGCCAGTTCGAGGACGCGCTGTCACGCCTGTCGGTGCGCGGCAAGAACGGCCAGCTGGTGCAGCTGTCGAGCGTGGCGCGCATCAAGCGCACGGTCGGCCCGCTGGCGATCAACCACCAGGGCCAGCTGCAGGCGGTGACGCTGGCGTTCAACCTGGCGCCCGACGCTTCGCTCGGCGACGCCACCGCCGCCATCGAAAAGATGGGGCTGGACATGAAGCTGCCGTCCTCGATCATGACGAAATACGGCGGCGACGCGGCGGTGTTCCAGGCCTCGCAGTCGAGCCAGCTGGTCCTGATCATCGCGGCGGTCGGCGTGATCTACGTGCTGCTGGGCGTACTGTACGAGAGCTTCATCCACCCGATCACGATCCTGGCCGGCCTGCCGTCGGCGGCGGTCGGGGCGCTGCTGACGCTGCGCCTGTTCAACATGGATCTGACGATGATCGCCATGATCGGCATCCTGATGCTGATCGGTATCGTCAAGAAGAACGCGATCATGATGATCGACTTCGCGCTCGACGCCCAGCGCAATGGGGGCATGACGCCGCTCGACGCGATCCGCGAGGCCTGCATCCTGCGCTTCCGTCCGATCATGATGACCACGCTGGCGGCGCTGATGGGCGCGCTGCCGATCGCGCTCGGCCTGGGCGCCGGCGCCGAACTGCGCCAGCCGCTCGGCCTGGCGGTGTGCGGCGGTTTGATCTTCTCGCAGGTGATCACGCTGTACATCACCCCGGTGATCTACCTCTATCTCGACCGTTACAGCGGCACCGGCCCGATGACCGACGAGCAGCTGGCCAAGCTGGAGCAGCCGGACGTGCACGTGGTGCTGACGCGCGCCGCCTAGGCGAGGCGTCGCCGTTCGACACCGGCGCGCCACGACGATCGAACGACCGATCGGTGTGGCGCGCCTGATACATACTGTAACAACCATTAATCAGGGCAGCTTGTAAGCTGTCCCTTGATGCCCAAGAGCGTGCGCACGTGCGTCATTCCGGTTAGACTGCGCACGACACCTTATTTGATGCTCCTTGGAAAGCCGTTCGATTATCTTGCGTGACCATTCCCACACTTCCGTCGACGACAGCGATGTCTGCGTGCATTGCGGCCAGCCCCTGCCTGGACGGAATACGGTGACCTACGGCGAGCGCAAGCCGAACCGCATCGGCATCATCGTCACGATCGCGCTGCACCTGCTGATGGTGGCGATGTACTTCATGCAGCCGAAGATCGTGATCGACAAGACCGCGCGCAAGGCCGGCGAAGCCATCGTCTGGGTCCCGCCGACGCCGCCGAGCAAGCAGGCGGTGAAACCGCAGCAGAAGGCGCCGCAAACCCCCAACAAGCCGATCCCGATCAAGACCCTGCCGCCGCCGAGCGTGCCGCGCGTGGAGCGCCTGCCGGACACGATCACGCTGCCGAACGAAAAGCCGGTCAAGGTCCAGGACAAGCCGACCCCGCTCAAGGAAGAAAAGAAAGAGGCGCCGCCGCAGGAAGAAGACATGATGGCCCACGTGCGCGCCCAGAAGGCCAAGCGCGGCCAGATGGACGACACCCCGGGGCCGGAAGAAAGCGAAGCCTCCAAGGGCACGCGCGCCGCGCTGGCCAACATCGCCGCGATCAACGGCCGCGGCGGCCAGGACCCGAACGACAGCGGCGGCGTGTTCAGCGTCACCAATAAAACCTTCAATTCGGCCGACTTGAAGTTCCGCGGCTGGAACCAGAACTTCAAACGGCGCTGGCTGACCGCCGTCACGGTCGAGCGCGGCGGCGAGCCGGACATCGAGACCGCGATCGTCAAGAAGATGATCGAGCTGATCCGCAAGGAAAAGACCGGCGACTTCGAATGGGATTCGCACCGCCTGAACAAGGTCGTGACCTTGTCGGCGCGGCCGCAGGATACGCAGGAGCTGACCAACTTCCTGTACAAGGAAATGTTCCCGGAGTACAAGCCGCCGCGCGGCTGATCTTGCAGACGTAAAGTCGCAGCCAACAAAAAACCGCGCCGAGGCGCGGTTTTTTATTGGCGAAGCAGGGCGATCAGGCCGCGGCCTTCAAACGCCGCGCCACATCCATCGCAAAATAGGTCAGCACGCCATCGGCGCCGGCGCGCTTGAACGCCATCATGGTTTCCATGATTACCTTGTCCGGGTCCAGCCAGCCGTTCTGGAAGGCCGCCTGCAGCATCGCATATTCGCCGCTGACCTGGTAGGCGAAGGTCGGCACCTTGAACTCGTCCTTCACGCGGCGCACCACGTCCAGGTAGGGCATGCCCGGCTTGACCATCACCATGTCGGCGCCTTCGGCCAGGTCGAGCGCGACTTCGCGCAGCGCCTCGTAGGTATTGGCCGGGTCCATCTGGTAGGTGTTCTTGTCGGCCTTGCCCAGGTTGGCGGCGGAGCCGACCGCGTCGCGGAACGGGCCGTAGTAGCCGGAGGCGTACTTGGCCGAGTAGGCCATGATGCGCGTGTGAATGAAGTTGCCTTCTTCCAGCTTGGCGCGGATCGCGCCGATGCGGCCGTCCATCATGTCCGACGGGGCGACGATGTCGACCCCGGCCTCGGCCTGGGCCAGCGCCTGGCGGATCAGCATGTCGATCGTCTTTTCGTTGACGATGTAGCCGTTCTCGTCCGGCAGGCCGTCCTGGCCGTGGGTGGTGTAGGGGTCGAGCGCGACGTCGGTCATCAGGCCGAGCTGCGGGAATTCTTTCTTGAGCGCGCGCACCGCACGCGGGATCAGGCCGTCCGGATTGGTCGCCTCGACGCCATCGTAGGTCTTGAACGACGCGTCGACCATCGGGAACAGCGCCAGCACCGGGATGCCCAGCGTGACGGCTTCCTCGGCCAGCTTGAGCAGCAGGTCGATCGACAGGCGTTCGACGCCCGGCATCGAGGCCACTTGCTGGCGCTGGTTCTCGCCATCGAGCACGAAGACCGGGTAGATCAGGTCGGAGGCCGTGACGGTGTTCTCGCGCATGAGCGCGCGCGAGAACGGGTCGCGGCGCATGCGGCGCATGCGGACGGCGGGGTATTGCTGCGAGGGGATGATGATCGGCATGTCAGGTTCCTTCGGGTTCGGAGACGTCCTGGGCCGGATCTTCCGGATCCTGGTCCAGGCCGAGCAGTTCGATGATCTTGGCGTCTGCCTCGTCGATGCCCACGCGCTTCAGGGCCGAGAACAGCTGCACCGTGAACGGGAAGCCGTTGCCGTCCTCGTCCACGTAGCTGTCGAGGATCTGGCGCGCCTGGCGCAAGGCATTGGTCGACTCGTTGCGGTTCAGTTTGTCGACCTTGGTCAGGATGCAGTGGATCGGCTTGCCGGTGGGGGCGAACCATTCGAGCATCTGGATGTCCAGGTCGGTGAAGGGGCGGCGCGAATCCATGATCAGCACCAGCGCCGCCAGCTGGTCGCGGCGCTGCACGTAATCGCCTAGCAGCCGCTGCCAGTGCAGCTTGGCGTCGCCGGAGACTTCGGCGTAGCCGTAGCCGGGCAGGTCGACCAGCAGCGCCTGGATCTCGTCGACGTTGGTGGCATCCTTGCGGTGCATCGCCACATGGGCGCCGCCGATCGAGAAGAAGTTGATGTGCTGGGTGCGGCCGGGCGTCTTGGACGCGAATGCCAGGCCCTTCTGGTTGGTCAGGATATTAATCGCCGTCGATTTGCCCGCGTTCGAGCGTCCGGCGAAGGCGATTTCCGGCACCTGCAGGCGCGGTAGATCGCGCAGCTGGTTGACGGTCGTGAAAAAACGGGCTTGCCAGAGTTTGGACATGGGAAAGGATCAGACGGGGAATAAAGAAAAAGACAACAAAAAAGCGGCCAGGAAACAAAGCCATTGTACAATAGGGAGTTACCTGCCGTTGGACGCGCCGCGGCGGGGCACGAGCATCACCGCTGCACTGTCACAGCAAGAAGATCTTGAAACAGCCGCACGCGGCGGATTTCCCGATGATTTTTGACTTTTTCAGGGTGCTTGAATGAATCGTGTGTCGAAACGTGGTTTCCTGCTGGCCGCCTTCGTCATGGCCAGCTTCGTGACGTTCAACCCGGCCATCGCGGCCGATGCCGCCCACGCCGCCGGCGCACCCAAAGCCGATCCGGCCAAGGGCGGCTCGCTGTACGACACCGGCGACAACGCGCGCGGCCTGCCGGCCTGCGCGTCCTGCCACGGCGCCGCCGGCAATTCGGCCATCGCCACCAATCCCAAGCTGGCCGGCCAGGTCGACACCTACGTCCACAAGCAGCTGGTCGATTTCACCACGCCCGCGCGCAACCAGCCGATCATGACGACCTACG
This genomic stretch from Massilia sp. 9096 harbors:
- the yihA gene encoding ribosome biogenesis GTP-binding protein YihA/YsxC; its protein translation is MSKLWQARFFTTVNQLRDLPRLQVPEIAFAGRSNAGKSTAINILTNQKGLAFASKTPGRTQHINFFSIGGAHVAMHRKDATNVDEIQALLVDLPGYGYAEVSGDAKLHWQRLLGDYVQRRDQLAALVLIMDSRRPFTDLDIQMLEWFAPTGKPIHCILTKVDKLNRNESTNALRQARQILDSYVDEDGNGFPFTVQLFSALKRVGIDEADAKIIELLGLDQDPEDPAQDVSEPEGT
- the hemB gene encoding porphobilinogen synthase, which gives rise to MPIIIPSQQYPAVRMRRMRRDPFSRALMRENTVTASDLIYPVFVLDGENQRQQVASMPGVERLSIDLLLKLAEEAVTLGIPVLALFPMVDASFKTYDGVEATNPDGLIPRAVRALKKEFPQLGLMTDVALDPYTTHGQDGLPDENGYIVNEKTIDMLIRQALAQAEAGVDIVAPSDMMDGRIGAIRAKLEEGNFIHTRIMAYSAKYASGYYGPFRDAVGSAANLGKADKNTYQMDPANTYEALREVALDLAEGADMVMVKPGMPYLDVVRRVKDEFKVPTFAYQVSGEYAMLQAAFQNGWLDPDKVIMETMMAFKRAGADGVLTYFAMDVARRLKAAA